The Deltaproteobacteria bacterium genomic sequence CCGGCGAAGTAGAACAAGGAGATCGAAGCAAATCCATCAAGAAGATGGATCACCAATCTCCCTCTCACACTCTGGCGAACGAATCCGGCGCTCCCTTGCGCTCTTCGCCAAATTCAGGCGGCTTCTCGTCGCCGTTCACACCAACTCGTCGACAGTGACCGAACTATTTCCGTCGCAGTCGCCGGTGCAGGAAACACCAGAGGAAAGCTCGATGTCAAATACGCCCCCGTCGATCCCGGCGTAGAGCGTCCTCGGCGTGGTCGGGTTGATGGCTAGTGCGAGGACGGTGGGGTTGATCACGCCGGCGTTGACCGCGCTCCAGCTGCCGCCTGCTGGCCGATGTGCATATCTCGCCGCGGACGGTCGAGTTCCTCCGCACGCTCGGTCACGATGTCGTTCGCGAAGGGTTCATCATCACGGAGCAACCGTTGTCGGCGCGCACGGAGGCAAGCCGGTGTCGTCAACGAGCTGCTGGAGGAGTCTCTGGTCATCAGGGCGGAGGGCTGGCTTGCCGGCAAGACAGCGGCAGAGGTGCGGACCGGCGGGCGCCGGGTCGCCCAGGGCAATGTAGGCCTCCGCGAGACGCAGGTGATTTTCGAGCACCTCCGGGTGCGTCTGCGCCAAACCTTCGAGCAGTTGGAGGCCGATCTCGGAGTCGCCATGCTGGAGTAACACGGCGGGGGCCATGACATACAAGGTGCCGAGCAGCCGCGTGGCCGCCCCGCCGCGAAAGTCGGGATCGAGATCTCGGCTCCGCCGGGCGCAGCGCTCGATCTCCGGGACGAGATGCGCGGCCAGGAGACCCTGTTGTTGCACCAGTCGGCCCGTCACCGCGGCCCGCGCGAACATGAATGGGGCGGTATCCTCCTCGTACACCCGCACAATGTCGTACGCGTATTCGCGATCGGCGGGGGTGCCAGCGGCGATCAGGGCTTCGAGCGCGTCCGATAGTTGGAGCGTGACATGTTCGGTGGGATAGTGCGAGCACGTCTTGCCGATCACCTACCCCTCGGAGTTCGGGATGGACGGCGGCGAGGGTACCATAATTGATTCCGCCGAGAACCCCGTAGTTCTACGCGCGTAGTTTCCCGATCTGTCAGTCCACTGCCTCCGGGCGTACAAGAGCGGCATGGAGCGAGTTACGAGAGTAGTGGGTCCTTCCTACTCTGATTCTGCCGGCTGCGCCGCAGAGGAGCCAAGCGGCCGAGACGTTGGCGGGGTATGCCCCACGCCCCTCCGGCTTCTCGTCATCGAAGATAATCCTGACGACGCCGAATTTATCGTGCACGAGTTGCAGAGACGCGGGCACCAGGTTGCTTCGCATGTCGTGCAAAGCGCCTCCGCGTTGAAGGCCGCCCTGCGGCAGGAATGGGACCTAATCACGTGCGACTGGGCCCTACCCGGGTTCAGCGCTCCGGCCGCCCTGAAGATTGTGGGCGAACACGGTGTTGACGCGCCGGTTATCGTCGTGTCCAGCCAAGTCACCGAAGACGTTACCTTGACCGCTATGAAGGCCGGGGCATGTGATGCCGTCAGTAAGCGAAATCTGGCGCGCCTAGGTTCGGCGGTCGAGCACGAATTGCGCGCCGCTGACGAACGGCGGGCATGCCGGCGGGTCGAAGCGGCGCTCAAAGCCTCCGAAACCCGATACCGGCGCCTGTTCGAAACGGCCGAGGATGGCATCTTCATCCTGGATGCCGAGAGCGGCGGGATCATCGACGTGAACCCGTTTTTGCTGGAGTTGCTTGGCTATACCCGCGAGCAAGTGGTGGGGAAGCAGCTCTGGGAGCTTGGTGCGTTCCGCGACATTGCCGCGAACCAGGGCGCCCTTCGCGATCTGCAGACGAAGGAATACATCCGCTACGAGCATCTCCCCCTCGAATCGGAAGATGGGCGGCGCACGGACGTGGAGGTCGTTGGCAACGCCTACCAGGAAAACGGCAGCCGAGTCATCCAGTGCAATGTCCGGACTATTACAGAACGCAAACGGGCGGAACAAGAGATCGGCGCGCTCAATGCGGAGCTGGAACGGCGGGTTCAGGAGAGAACGGCGCAGGCGGAGGCGATCAACAACGAGTTCGAAGCCTTTAGGCATTCCATATCCCACGACCTCCGCGCGCCGCTGCGGCTGATCGAGGATTTCAGCAAGCTGCTGCGGGAGGAGCACGCCGGTCAGCTCGACAGCCAAGGCCGCCACTGCGTTGATCAGGTGCAGGCGGGCGCGCGGCGCATCGAACAGCTCATAGCGGACTTGCTCGGCTTCTCCCGCACGGCGTAGGCGTAGATGAGGCAGGCCGTTGGCGGGCATGCTGTGCTTAGGCCCCTGAGGAAGGCGGGCCGAGGTTTTCCACTATCAGGGTGGCGGCGCGGCGGGAGAATAGTAACGTGTTGTGTCCCACGCCGGCCAATTCGATGTTGCAGGCGCCGGGATCCTAACCGCGTGGATGTACGTGAGCCGATCCTGACCGGGCTGCCGGTTAAGGAATAGGGACCGCACGCGTAGAACCACGCGCGTAGTACTCCGGGCTTACGAGCCCTGCCGTTCCTCTCTTATAAGCGACGTATGGCGACGCTGTGCGCCAGCGCCGAAGCGATCGGGGCCGGCCCGCGCTGTGGCGTGACCGGGAGGTTACCAATGATGAGACGCATCCTGCTAACCGTCACCGCGTGTGTGTTCGCGCTTGGCGGGATCGGACCCAAGCCGTGCACCGGCAAAGCACAGAACGCACGCAGCGGTCCCACCCCGCCCCGGCTCCGCTTCGTCGATGGCGCGGTGTCGTTCTGGCGCCCGGGCGCCGAGGAGTGGACCCAAGCCCAGGTTAACACCGCGATCGCCGCCGGTGACTCCCTCTACGCCGGAGACGGTGCCAACGTGGAGATCCAGATCGGGCCGCGTGAGTTTGTGCGCGCGGGCAGCAACACGCAGATCGACCTCTCAACGCTCGACTCCGATTACATGCAGTTCCAGATCACTGGAGGGCATGCCGCCCTTGACCTGAAGACGCTGCCCCGCGGCCAATCGATCGAGGTTGATTCGCCGAACGCCGCGTTCACCATCGATCGTTCCGGCTACTATCGCGTTGACATCGATGAGAACAGGACCGCATTCAGCGCCGCCCGCGGTGGGACAGCTACGGTCATGCCGGTCGCCGGGGAGACGACCGACGTCTCCGACAACCAGCAGATCATCATCGAGGGTACCGAAGCAGTTCAGGTCAGCGTAAATGCAGCGCCCGCGCCCGATGAGTGGGATCGCTGGAACCACGATCGCTCGGCGCAGCTCGGCGAGGCGCCCCGCAGCGCGCAATACGTGCCGGCGGAGATCGCGGGCGCAGACGATCTCGACCGCTACGGCGACTGGCGCGAGCAGCCGCGCTATGGCCACATCTGGGTTCCGCGCGACGTGCGGTCCGATTGGGCGCCCTACAGCACGGGCCGGTGGGTGTACGATCCATACTACCAGTGGACCTGGGTCGACGAAGCGCCGTGGGGTTGGGCTCCGTATCACTACGGCCGGTGGGTGTACGTCGACGGATTCTGGGGCTGGGCTCCAGGCCCGGTGGTAGTGGCACCGGTCTACTCGCCCGCGCTGGTGGCGTTCTTCGGAGCTCCCGGCATCGGGGTGTCCGTTGGCGTCGGCCTCCCTTTCGTGAGCTGGGTTGCGCTCGGTTTCGGTGAACCGATCATCCCGTGGTGGGGGCACCGGGGGTTCGTCGGCCGGCCCTACTGGGGCGGCTGGGGTGGCCCGCGCGTCGTGAACAACGTCGTCATCAACAACACGACAATCGTCAATGTCACAAACGTAAACAGGTTTCAGAACGTCGAGATCAGGAACGCCGTGATTGGAGCGGATCGCAACCAGTTCGGCCGCGGCCGCGCTGAGCACGTGCGACTCGATGCGGCGCTCGTGCAACGGTTGAAGCCCATGCGAGGCGATCTCAAGGTGCAGCCAGTGGCGGCGAGCCTCGTGCCGCGCGAAGCGCATGGGCAGCGTCCGCCTGATCGACTGCAGAGGCGCCAGGTCGTGACCACACGAGCGCCGCAAGATCCGATGAGCCGTCTGCGGGCCAAGGGCATCGAGGCCAAGGCGCCCGTGATGAGACCCGAGCCACGTGTCGTGCGAGCACAGCGCG encodes the following:
- a CDS encoding PAS domain S-box protein, whose protein sequence is MHELQRRGHQVASHVVQSASALKAALRQEWDLITCDWALPGFSAPAALKIVGEHGVDAPVIVVSSQVTEDVTLTAMKAGACDAVSKRNLARLGSAVEHELRAADERRACRRVEAALKASETRYRRLFETAEDGIFILDAESGGIIDVNPFLLELLGYTREQVVGKQLWELGAFRDIAANQGALRDLQTKEYIRYEHLPLESEDGRRTDVEVVGNAYQENGSRVIQCNVRTITERKRAEQEIGALNAELERRVQERTAQAEAINNEFEAFRHSISHDLRAPLRLIEDFSKLLREEHAGQLDSQGRHCVDQVQAGARRIEQLIADLLGFSRTA